Proteins encoded in a region of the Clostridium butyricum genome:
- a CDS encoding DUF1836 domain-containing protein, with protein sequence MKRKFDSNYIKELAEEMSKNSSISYDDLPKYDLFLSQVIDYLNDKFDNEKFTNNIVQNYTKSEVITKPEDGKKRGYTKMHLIQLVLLSYMRPVLTTEEIKKVFNLAFNEINDRNDDILSWEEAYKTFVQIQEESLDDYLINSLTHEEKLEQLVKEFNLEEKDEERIKIFLLVLSLIAEASVIKKLVQKIVNEYHAE encoded by the coding sequence ATGAAAAGAAAATTTGATTCTAACTATATAAAAGAATTAGCAGAAGAAATGTCAAAAAACAGTTCAATTTCATATGATGATCTACCAAAATATGATTTATTTCTATCACAAGTTATAGATTATTTAAATGATAAATTTGATAATGAAAAATTCACAAATAATATAGTTCAAAATTATACTAAGAGTGAAGTTATTACAAAACCTGAAGATGGAAAAAAGAGAGGCTATACTAAGATGCATCTTATTCAATTAGTGCTTCTTAGTTATATGAGACCTGTCTTAACAACAGAAGAAATAAAAAAGGTATTTAATTTAGCGTTTAATGAGATAAATGATAGAAATGATGATATATTATCATGGGAAGAAGCATATAAGACATTTGTTCAGATTCAAGAAGAGAGTTTAGATGATTACTTAATAAATTCATTAACACATGAGGAAAAATTAGAACAACTAGTTAAGGAATTTAATCTAGAAGAAAAGGATGAAGAAAGAATAAAGATATTTTTATTAGTATTGTCATTAATAGCAGAGGCAAGCGTTATTAAAAAATTAGTTCAAAAAATAGTAAATGAATATCACGCTGAATAA
- a CDS encoding HAD family hydrolase, translating into MLENIKGAIFDLDGTLVDSMWVWSKIDIDYLESKGHALPENLNSEICHLSFTQTANYFKERFSLSDSIDTILKDWNNMAYNHYSENVKLKDGVKEFLDKLKQNNIKIALATSNSVPLLEACLKNNGIYDYFDSITTTDEVSNGKNCPDVYLLAAKKLNVNPKNCIVFEDILPAIKGAKAADMTVIAVSDKHSLNDLDEIINHSDKYINSYFELI; encoded by the coding sequence ATGCTTGAAAATATAAAAGGTGCTATTTTCGATTTAGATGGTACTCTTGTTGATTCTATGTGGGTTTGGAGCAAAATAGATATAGATTATTTAGAATCTAAAGGACATGCACTACCTGAAAATTTAAATTCAGAAATATGCCACTTGAGCTTCACACAAACTGCAAATTACTTCAAGGAAAGATTCAGCCTATCTGACTCTATAGATACTATTCTAAAAGATTGGAACAACATGGCATATAATCACTATTCTGAAAATGTAAAATTAAAAGATGGTGTTAAAGAATTTTTAGATAAATTAAAACAAAATAATATAAAAATAGCCTTAGCCACAAGCAATTCAGTTCCTCTTCTTGAAGCTTGCTTGAAAAATAATGGTATATATGATTATTTTGACTCTATAACAACTACAGATGAAGTATCTAATGGAAAAAACTGTCCTGATGTTTATCTTTTAGCAGCAAAAAAGTTGAATGTAAATCCTAAAAACTGCATAGTTTTCGAAGATATACTTCCTGCAATAAAAGGTGCTAAAGCTGCTGATATGACTGTAATTGCAGTAAGCGATAAACATTCATTAAATGATTTAGATGAAATAATTAATCATTCAGATAAATATATCAATTCATATTTTGAATTAATATAA
- a CDS encoding tRNA1(Val) (adenine(37)-N6)-methyltransferase translates to MGDKNIQLINEDENIDDLQLNGLSLIQKKDGFKFGIDAVLLSDFANVKTRHRAIDLCTGTGIVPFLLYGKYSPQEVVGVEIQSDMVEMAERSVKLNSLESKVSFINLDLKDIDGLKELGRFDVLTVNPPYKLNNSGIINPLDKLAIARHEIMCNLEDVIYAARVLLKDNGRMFIVHRPERLADIFTLMRKYKIEPKRVKMIHPKVNKAPNIVLVEGQRDGGSYLKWDEPLYVYNEDGKYTEDIDRIYGRK, encoded by the coding sequence ATGGGTGATAAAAATATACAACTTATTAATGAAGATGAGAATATTGATGACTTACAATTGAATGGATTAAGTTTAATTCAAAAAAAAGATGGATTCAAATTTGGAATAGATGCAGTACTTTTATCGGATTTTGCTAACGTAAAGACAAGGCATAGAGCCATTGATTTATGTACAGGAACAGGTATAGTTCCATTTTTACTGTATGGAAAATATAGTCCTCAAGAAGTTGTAGGAGTAGAAATTCAAAGTGATATGGTAGAAATGGCTGAAAGAAGTGTTAAGTTGAATTCCCTAGAAAGCAAGGTATCTTTCATAAATTTAGATTTAAAGGATATAGATGGCCTTAAGGAACTTGGACGATTTGATGTTCTTACAGTAAATCCTCCATACAAACTTAATAATTCTGGGATAATTAACCCTTTAGACAAGTTGGCTATTGCAAGACATGAGATAATGTGTAATCTTGAAGATGTAATATATGCAGCCAGAGTGTTATTAAAAGATAATGGAAGGATGTTCATAGTTCATAGACCTGAAAGACTCGCAGATATTTTTACACTAATGAGAAAATACAAAATAGAACCTAAAAGAGTAAAAATGATACATCCTAAAGTAAATAAAGCGCCCAATATAGTGCTTGTTGAAGGCCAGAGAGATGGTGGATCATATCTTAAGTGGGATGAACCGCTATATGTTTATAATGAAGACGGAAAATATACAGAAGACATTGATCGAATATATGGGAGGAAATAA
- a CDS encoding peptidylprolyl isomerase, with protein MENKVLAIAAGHEITENDLNALIARYPEQQRAAFNSEEAKKNLLEQLISFELFNKFGQELELDKTQEYKDAVASITKEVLTSMAMNKALADVTVTDEDAKKYYDENKDAFSVPPTVSARHILVKTEEEANKVKEEINGGLSFADAAMKYSSCPSKEQGGNLGEFSKGMMVPEFEKASFEAEIGVLTEPVKTQFGYHLIIVDSKNEGAVKSFEEVKDSVVNELLKRNQHKKYDDLMNQLQEKYGVERK; from the coding sequence ATGGAAAATAAAGTATTAGCTATTGCAGCAGGACATGAAATAACAGAAAATGATTTAAATGCATTAATTGCTAGATACCCAGAACAACAAAGAGCTGCTTTTAACTCAGAAGAAGCAAAGAAGAACTTACTTGAACAATTGATTTCATTTGAATTATTCAATAAATTTGGTCAAGAATTAGAATTAGATAAAACTCAAGAGTATAAGGATGCAGTTGCAAGCATAACTAAAGAAGTTTTAACTTCTATGGCTATGAATAAAGCTTTAGCTGATGTTACTGTTACAGATGAAGATGCTAAAAAATACTATGATGAAAACAAGGATGCATTTTCTGTACCTCCAACAGTTTCAGCAAGACATATCTTAGTTAAGACTGAAGAAGAAGCAAATAAAGTTAAAGAAGAAATCAATGGTGGATTATCATTTGCAGATGCAGCAATGAAATATTCTAGCTGCCCATCAAAAGAACAAGGTGGAAATTTAGGAGAATTCTCAAAAGGAATGATGGTTCCTGAATTTGAAAAGGCTTCTTTTGAAGCAGAAATAGGGGTTCTTACTGAACCAGTAAAAACTCAATTTGGATATCATTTAATAATAGTAGATTCTAAAAATGAAGGTGCTGTTAAGAGCTTTGAAGAAGTTAAAGATAGTGTTGTAAATGAATTATTAAAGAGAAATCAACATAAAAAATATGATGATTTAATGAATCAATTACAAGAAAAATATGGAGTAGAAAGAAAATAG
- a CDS encoding acyltransferase produces MEKKYFVHESSYVDDNVKIGDGTKIWHFSHVMSNSEMGEKCNIGQNVVISPGVKLGNGVKIQNNVSVYTGVICEDDVFLGPSCVFTNVINPRSFIERKAEYRETIIGKGASIGANVTIVCGHNIGKFALIGAGAVVTKNIPDYALVMGNPARIKGYVCKCGEKLLFKNDKATCTVCGLNYTKADEKVECNE; encoded by the coding sequence ATGGAAAAAAAGTATTTTGTACATGAATCAAGTTATGTAGATGATAATGTCAAAATTGGAGATGGAACAAAAATATGGCATTTTTCACATGTGATGAGTAATTCTGAAATGGGTGAAAAGTGTAATATAGGGCAGAATGTAGTTATATCTCCAGGAGTAAAGCTTGGGAACGGAGTTAAAATCCAAAATAATGTATCTGTTTATACAGGTGTTATTTGTGAGGATGATGTATTTTTAGGTCCATCATGTGTATTTACAAACGTGATAAATCCTAGAAGCTTTATAGAGAGAAAAGCTGAATATAGAGAAACTATAATTGGAAAAGGTGCATCAATTGGAGCTAATGTAACAATTGTATGTGGACACAATATAGGAAAGTTTGCATTAATTGGAGCTGGTGCGGTAGTTACTAAAAACATACCAGATTATGCTTTGGTTATGGGAAATCCAGCTAGAATAAAAGGATATGTATGTAAATGTGGTGAAAAATTATTATTTAAAAATGATAAAGCAACATGTACTGTATGTGGATTAAATTATACTAAAGCTGATGAAAAAGTTGAATGTAACGAGTAA
- a CDS encoding DegT/DnrJ/EryC1/StrS family aminotransferase, producing the protein MNIPLIDLKAQYKSISEDLDRVTKEVLSSAAYIMGKNVTEFEKEFAEYIGVKHAISVGNGTDALVIALKSLGIGHGDEVITSTFTYFASAECISAVGATPVFVDVEKDTFNLDPSKIEEKITDKTKAIIPVHIFGQSAEMDEINEIAKKHNLKVIEDACQAVGAKYKGKMIGTLGDAACFSFFPTKNLSCAGDGGMIVTDNDDIATIAKALRTHGSGETGQKAYNLLNNITEDIKTSKDGDDTVYNPLKYYNYLIGFNSRLDAIQGAILRVKLPHLDSWNGKRREIAEIYNEKFKDADVVTPINREENEVIYHQYVLQCDDRETMLNKLKEKGVATGVYYPVPLHLQKVYADLGYKEGDMPVAEYLSHRTFAIPVYPELTQEQIEYIVDAIK; encoded by the coding sequence ATGAATATTCCATTAATTGACTTAAAAGCTCAATATAAATCTATTTCTGAAGATTTAGATAGAGTAACTAAAGAAGTTTTATCTTCTGCAGCTTACATAATGGGTAAGAACGTAACAGAGTTCGAAAAGGAATTTGCAGAATATATAGGAGTTAAACATGCGATATCAGTTGGAAATGGAACTGATGCTTTGGTTATTGCATTAAAATCTTTAGGAATAGGCCATGGTGATGAAGTAATAACTTCAACATTTACTTATTTTGCCTCAGCAGAATGTATTTCGGCAGTTGGAGCTACACCAGTTTTTGTTGATGTAGAAAAAGATACATTCAATCTTGACCCATCAAAGATAGAAGAAAAAATAACTGATAAAACAAAAGCGATTATTCCTGTACATATTTTCGGACAGAGTGCAGAGATGGATGAAATAAATGAAATAGCTAAAAAGCATAACTTAAAGGTTATAGAAGATGCATGTCAAGCTGTAGGTGCTAAATATAAAGGCAAGATGATTGGAACATTAGGAGATGCAGCATGTTTCTCATTCTTCCCAACAAAGAATCTTTCATGTGCTGGTGATGGTGGAATGATAGTTACAGATAATGATGACATTGCTACTATTGCAAAAGCATTAAGAACTCATGGAAGTGGGGAAACAGGTCAAAAAGCATATAACCTATTAAATAATATTACAGAAGACATTAAAACATCAAAAGATGGTGATGATACAGTATATAATCCATTAAAATATTATAATTATCTAATCGGTTTTAATTCAAGATTAGACGCTATTCAAGGTGCTATATTAAGAGTTAAATTACCACACCTAGACAGTTGGAATGGTAAAAGAAGAGAAATAGCAGAAATATATAATGAAAAATTTAAAGATGCAGATGTTGTTACACCAATAAACAGAGAAGAAAATGAAGTTATATATCATCAATATGTATTACAATGTGACGATAGAGAAACTATGTTAAATAAACTAAAAGAAAAAGGTGTTGCAACTGGAGTGTACTATCCAGTACCTTTACATTTACAAAAGGTGTATGCAGATTTAGGTTATAAAGAAGGTGATATGCCTGTTGCAGAATATCTATCACATAGAACTTTTGCAATACCAGTTTATCCAGAATTAACACAAGAACAAATAGAATATATAGTTGATGCGATAAAATAG
- a CDS encoding DUF3785 family protein — protein MEYKFTYNSKEYTLNSKNCEGIFFENDEEIKGLSLETILEALNSNEEVSFSKEYYAGKCACDLQEKIEKYYCYLEYHFYIYTKEQEYVINTICKEYEDTSFNKLFRAGKIDKSHIVNITVCPECGTYSIEIEDCEV, from the coding sequence ATGGAGTACAAATTTACATACAACAGTAAGGAATACACGCTAAACTCAAAGAACTGCGAAGGTATCTTTTTTGAAAATGATGAGGAAATTAAAGGACTGTCGCTAGAAACAATTTTAGAAGCCTTAAATTCTAATGAAGAAGTTTCTTTTTCAAAAGAATACTATGCTGGTAAATGCGCTTGTGATCTTCAAGAGAAAATAGAAAAGTATTATTGCTACCTTGAATATCATTTCTATATTTATACAAAAGAGCAAGAGTACGTTATAAATACAATCTGCAAAGAATATGAAGATACATCTTTCAATAAATTATTTAGAGCAGGGAAAATTGATAAAAGTCACATCGTGAATATAACAGTTTGTCCAGAATGTGGAACATATTCAATAGAAATAGAGGATTGCGAAGTCTAA
- a CDS encoding uracil-DNA glycosylase, translating into MSEILKNDWKDYLSSEFEKDYYKNLRNFLKTEYNSNVIYPNMYDIFNALHFTSYADTKVVILGQDPYHGPKQAHGLSFSVNPGVKTPPSLVNIYKELHSDLNCYIPNNGYLKKWADQGVLLLNTVLTVRAGEANSHKNKGWESFTTQVIKTLNEKETPIVFILWGNNAISKESLITNPKHLIIKSVHPSPLSASRGFFGSKPFSKTNEFLISTNQKPIDWQIENI; encoded by the coding sequence ATGTCTGAAATACTAAAAAATGATTGGAAAGATTATCTATCTTCAGAATTTGAGAAGGATTATTACAAAAATCTAAGAAATTTCTTAAAAACCGAATATAATTCTAACGTAATATATCCTAATATGTATGATATTTTCAACGCTCTGCACTTTACTTCATATGCAGACACAAAGGTTGTAATTTTAGGTCAGGATCCATATCACGGACCAAAACAAGCTCACGGATTAAGCTTTTCTGTAAACCCTGGCGTAAAAACTCCCCCATCATTAGTTAATATCTATAAAGAATTACATAGTGATTTAAACTGCTACATACCTAATAACGGCTATTTAAAAAAATGGGCTGATCAAGGTGTTCTATTATTGAATACAGTACTTACAGTGCGTGCTGGAGAAGCAAACTCTCATAAAAATAAAGGTTGGGAATCATTTACTACCCAAGTAATAAAAACTTTAAACGAAAAAGAAACTCCTATTGTATTCATATTATGGGGTAACAATGCAATATCAAAGGAAAGCTTAATTACAAATCCAAAGCATTTGATAATTAAATCAGTTCATCCAAGTCCACTTTCAGCTTCAAGAGGTTTCTTTGGTAGTAAACCATTTTCTAAAACAAATGAGTTTTTAATATCAACTAACCAAAAACCAATAGACTGGCAAATAGAGAACATATAA
- a CDS encoding helicase C-terminal domain-containing protein — MEKIIIRESVRNLVEFCLLKGDIDNRFSGNARALEGTRAHQKLQKDNAGIYSEYEKEVFLTREFELKNSIIKVEGRADGIIFDDGKIIIEEIKSTYKSFVHIDDSNEVHWAQAKLYALIYCLENNLSKIFIRLSYVQLETDEVKSFEYAFNIEELRDFAFEILEEYEKFNVFIYNEKKERNESIKNVVFPFDSYREGQRKLINVVYRTIKEKEKLFAQAPTGIGKTISTIFPAVKALGEGIGDKIIYLTPKTINREVAKDTFDKLRNTGLKFRSIVLTAKEKSCINDQFDCNPEKCVYAKEYYNKVKNVVLMVLEENECISVEILQDYAQKYKVCPFELSLDISMYCDGIICDYNYMFDPRVSLTRMIEQKDNIVLIDESHNLIDRSKKMYSASLNKDQILKCKKIAKGKLRKLHSVLDKLNSYFIELRNECTHKDVTWFYENDGPKDLSKYLNLYLKESEEILVKGNKFEGYDEILQLYFDINSFNTIMQLYDENYVTCVEKDSQEVVLTLYCVNPSENLKKCLKKNYSTVFFSATLSPIKYYIEMLGGENESYRLKLPSPFKKENLNVYVSPVNIRYKYRMRTLPNVIDKICSFVNKEIGNYIVFAPSYAYMESLWEDILKCDGLDMFKLIKQESNMDEKEKSDFLKQFKENNNLLVFCVLGGMFSEGIDLPGEQLIGSVIIGVGYPKIAMENEISKEFFGENGYDYAYVYPGINKVQQAAGRVIRTENDEGRVLLIDDRYITPQYNILLPSEWYPIKKF; from the coding sequence ATGGAGAAAATTATTATAAGAGAATCTGTTAGAAATTTGGTGGAATTCTGTCTTTTAAAAGGTGATATAGATAATCGCTTTTCAGGAAATGCAAGAGCATTAGAGGGAACAAGGGCGCATCAAAAACTTCAAAAAGATAATGCAGGTATATATTCTGAGTATGAAAAAGAGGTTTTTTTAACACGAGAATTTGAATTGAAGAATAGTATTATAAAAGTTGAAGGAAGAGCAGACGGTATAATATTTGATGATGGCAAAATAATAATTGAAGAAATAAAATCTACATATAAAAGTTTTGTACACATTGATGATTCTAATGAAGTTCATTGGGCACAGGCAAAACTATATGCTTTAATTTATTGTTTAGAAAACAACTTGAGCAAAATATTTATAAGATTGTCTTATGTACAGCTTGAAACTGATGAAGTTAAGAGTTTTGAATATGCTTTTAACATTGAAGAATTAAGGGATTTTGCATTTGAAATACTTGAAGAGTATGAAAAATTCAATGTTTTTATATATAATGAAAAAAAAGAAAGAAATGAATCTATAAAAAATGTAGTTTTTCCATTTGACTCTTATAGGGAAGGGCAGAGAAAACTAATAAATGTTGTTTACAGGACTATTAAGGAAAAAGAAAAACTTTTTGCACAGGCTCCTACAGGAATAGGAAAAACAATATCAACAATATTTCCAGCGGTTAAGGCTTTAGGTGAAGGAATTGGAGATAAGATAATTTATCTTACCCCTAAAACAATAAACAGAGAAGTAGCAAAGGATACTTTTGACAAGCTACGTAATACTGGTTTGAAATTTAGGAGTATAGTATTAACTGCAAAAGAGAAATCGTGTATTAATGATCAATTTGATTGCAATCCTGAAAAGTGTGTTTATGCTAAGGAGTATTATAATAAGGTTAAAAATGTAGTATTAATGGTTCTTGAAGAGAATGAGTGTATTTCCGTGGAAATATTACAGGATTATGCACAAAAATATAAAGTATGTCCATTTGAATTGTCTTTAGACATAAGTATGTATTGTGATGGGATTATATGTGATTATAATTATATGTTTGATCCTCGCGTTTCACTTACAAGAATGATTGAGCAAAAAGACAATATAGTTCTTATTGATGAATCACATAACTTAATAGATAGATCAAAAAAAATGTATTCTGCATCACTAAATAAGGATCAAATTTTAAAATGTAAAAAAATTGCTAAAGGTAAATTGAGAAAACTTCATTCAGTTCTAGATAAATTAAATAGTTATTTTATAGAATTAAGAAATGAATGTACTCATAAAGATGTAACTTGGTTTTATGAGAATGATGGACCAAAAGATTTATCTAAGTATTTAAATCTTTATTTAAAGGAAAGTGAAGAAATACTTGTAAAAGGAAATAAATTTGAGGGATATGATGAAATACTTCAGTTGTATTTCGATATTAATTCATTTAATACTATTATGCAGTTATATGATGAGAATTACGTTACATGTGTAGAAAAAGACTCTCAAGAAGTTGTATTAACGCTATATTGCGTAAATCCATCTGAAAATTTAAAGAAGTGTTTGAAAAAAAATTACTCAACAGTATTTTTTTCAGCAACTCTGTCACCAATAAAATATTATATAGAGATGCTTGGTGGAGAGAATGAAAGCTATAGATTAAAATTACCATCACCTTTTAAAAAAGAAAATCTCAATGTATATGTAAGTCCAGTTAATATAAGATATAAATATAGAATGAGAACTCTGCCAAATGTGATTGATAAGATATGCAGTTTTGTTAATAAAGAGATTGGTAATTATATAGTATTTGCTCCATCTTATGCATATATGGAATCGCTTTGGGAAGATATTTTAAAATGTGATGGTTTAGATATGTTTAAACTTATAAAGCAAGAATCTAATATGGATGAAAAAGAAAAGAGTGATTTTCTAAAACAGTTTAAGGAAAATAATAATCTTCTTGTATTTTGTGTATTAGGTGGAATGTTTTCAGAAGGAATAGACCTTCCAGGAGAACAACTTATAGGGAGTGTTATAATAGGGGTTGGATATCCTAAAATAGCAATGGAAAATGAAATAAGCAAAGAGTTCTTTGGAGAAAATGGATATGACTATGCTTATGTGTATCCAGGAATAAATAAAGTACAACAGGCAGCAGGAAGGGTAATAAGAACAGAAAATGACGAGGGAAGAGTTCTATTGATTGATGATAGATACATTACTCCTCAATATAATATACTGTTGCCTTCAGAGTGGTATCCTATAAAAAAATTTTAA
- the rsmI gene encoding 16S rRNA (cytidine(1402)-2'-O)-methyltransferase → MENGKLYLVPTPIGNLKDITLRALEVLKESDIIAAEDTRQTLKLLNHFEIKKPLISYHKFNEQSKGNEIIELLLEGKNIALVSDAGTPGISDPGSVIVGKCINENIDFEVLPGATAITTALVYSGLDTTKFLFRGFLPRENKDRRVITDELLNSQETLIFYEAPHRLLDTLSYLMDVFGDRKIAVCRELTKLYEEIFRGNLSDAIQNFVNNKPRGEFVLVLEGKKIEDIKEEKKQEWINLSIEDHILKYIKDGINKKEAIKLVAKDRELPKSEVYKFSTNI, encoded by the coding sequence GTGGAAAATGGAAAATTATATTTAGTACCTACGCCTATAGGAAATTTAAAAGACATTACATTAAGAGCATTGGAAGTATTAAAAGAAAGTGATATTATTGCAGCAGAAGATACAAGGCAGACTTTAAAGCTTTTAAATCATTTTGAAATAAAAAAGCCACTTATTAGTTATCACAAATTTAATGAGCAGTCCAAAGGAAATGAAATAATAGAACTGCTTCTTGAAGGTAAAAATATAGCCCTTGTATCAGATGCAGGAACACCAGGAATATCAGATCCAGGTAGTGTAATCGTCGGAAAATGTATAAATGAAAATATTGATTTTGAAGTACTGCCAGGGGCAACAGCAATAACGACAGCTCTTGTTTATTCAGGACTTGATACTACTAAATTTTTGTTTAGAGGATTTCTTCCAAGAGAAAATAAAGATAGAAGAGTAATAACAGATGAACTTTTAAATAGTCAGGAAACTTTGATTTTTTATGAAGCACCTCACAGATTGCTCGATACGTTATCATATCTTATGGATGTATTTGGTGATAGAAAAATAGCTGTGTGTAGAGAACTTACAAAATTATATGAGGAAATTTTTAGAGGAAATTTAAGTGATGCGATTCAGAATTTTGTTAATAATAAACCAAGAGGAGAATTTGTTCTTGTTTTAGAAGGAAAAAAAATTGAAGATATAAAAGAAGAAAAGAAACAAGAATGGATTAATTTATCTATTGAAGACCATATTTTGAAATATATAAAAGATGGAATAAATAAGAAAGAGGCAATAAAACTTGTCGCAAAAGATAGAGAATTACCTAAAAGTGAAGTATATAAATTTTCGACTAATATATAA
- a CDS encoding NlpC/P60 family protein, giving the protein MKKRILALMLATVVVTGINIPAYATPDNSKLNESRSKYAEIETKIANIQDKIYELNGQIEPLQVTVEKNKKEISNINNVIDNTTKEIDQCKVEVNELDKALGERVSAMYMSGDLEFSYVNFLLESESTGDFFTRLQAVSQIISKDKKAIEELTDKKEELDGKINSLEDKKNEIDTLNKEVQTSLSELDGKKKEQEVLVNEAQQEKSKFDSEYLSELEREVVQSQYAVINSSSSTSSDLQSAITQLRNIRDNQLKSEIVKSEVNDMIEKGKTAYSSKKEQEEAQARAAAAAAATSTSTPNRGSSNSSSATPPPASGNASAVLNEAYKHLGKAYVYGATGPSNFDCSGFTQYVFKNAAGIDISRTTYSQINVGVPVSQDQLQPGDLVFPHTGHVGIYVGNGQMIHAPQTGDVVKVSPVYKFYAARRVL; this is encoded by the coding sequence ATGAAAAAAAGAATTCTGGCACTTATGCTAGCAACAGTTGTAGTTACGGGTATTAATATACCAGCATATGCGACACCAGATAATAGCAAGCTTAATGAGAGTAGAAGTAAATATGCTGAAATAGAAACTAAAATAGCAAATATTCAAGATAAAATTTATGAATTAAATGGTCAGATAGAGCCATTACAGGTAACTGTAGAAAAAAATAAAAAAGAAATAAGTAACATTAATAATGTAATTGATAATACTACTAAAGAAATAGATCAATGTAAGGTAGAAGTTAATGAACTAGACAAAGCGTTAGGAGAAAGAGTAAGCGCAATGTACATGTCTGGTGATTTAGAGTTCAGTTATGTGAACTTTTTATTAGAATCTGAATCAACAGGAGATTTCTTTACTAGACTTCAAGCTGTTTCTCAAATTATAAGCAAAGATAAAAAAGCTATTGAGGAATTAACAGATAAAAAAGAAGAATTAGATGGTAAAATAAACTCGTTAGAAGATAAGAAAAATGAAATCGATACACTTAACAAAGAGGTACAAACGAGTTTAAGTGAATTAGATGGAAAGAAAAAAGAACAAGAAGTTCTTGTAAATGAAGCACAACAAGAAAAAAGTAAATTTGATTCTGAATACTTATCAGAGTTAGAGAGAGAAGTTGTACAATCACAATATGCTGTTATAAATAGTTCAAGCAGTACATCTTCAGACCTTCAATCGGCTATTACTCAATTAAGAAATATTAGAGATAATCAGCTTAAGAGTGAAATAGTTAAATCAGAAGTTAATGATATGATAGAAAAAGGTAAAACAGCGTATAGTAGTAAAAAAGAACAAGAAGAAGCTCAAGCAAGAGCTGCAGCAGCTGCGGCAGCAACTAGCACAAGTACGCCCAATAGAGGATCTTCTAACAGTTCTTCAGCAACTCCACCTCCAGCATCAGGAAATGCATCAGCTGTTTTAAATGAAGCATATAAACATTTAGGTAAAGCTTATGTTTATGGTGCAACAGGTCCAAGCAACTTCGATTGTTCTGGATTTACTCAATATGTATTTAAAAATGCAGCAGGAATTGATATAAGTAGAACAACATACTCACAAATTAATGTTGGAGTTCCAGTAAGTCAAGATCAACTTCAACCAGGTGATTTAGTATTCCCACATACAGGTCATGTTGGAATATATGTTGGTAATGGGCAAATGATACATGCTCCACAAACAGGAGATGTTGTAAAAGTTTCGCCTGTATACAAATTCTATGCAGCTAGAAGAGTACTTTAA
- a CDS encoding AbrB/MazE/SpoVT family DNA-binding domain-containing protein, whose amino-acid sequence MKSTGVVRRVDELGRIVIPIELRRTLDIAEKDALEIYVDGEQIILKKYEPACIFCGDARDVINYKGKNICQKCFEEMKNR is encoded by the coding sequence ATGAAATCAACAGGTGTAGTTAGAAGAGTAGACGAATTAGGAAGAATAGTAATTCCAATAGAATTAAGAAGAACTTTAGATATCGCTGAAAAGGATGCTTTAGAAATATATGTAGATGGTGAACAAATAATCTTAAAGAAATATGAACCAGCATGTATCTTCTGTGGTGATGCTAGAGACGTTATAAACTACAAAGGTAAGAATATCTGTCAAAAATGTTTCGAAGAAATGAAGAACAGATAA